The following proteins are encoded in a genomic region of Oncorhynchus gorbuscha isolate QuinsamMale2020 ecotype Even-year linkage group LG11, OgorEven_v1.0, whole genome shotgun sequence:
- the si:ch211-234p6.5 gene encoding pleckstrin homology domain-containing family A member 4 isoform X9: MEVETASRQTRLVRMEDQDRMSHASSVVTISSFPVRSKDGDDRVQTFGKRCRAAKRDPNCPVVIRGWLNKKDSSGLKLWKRRWFVLSNYCLFYYKDSREESVLGSIPLPSYNILFCTPRECRNRKNTFKVVHQGMRSYFFSADTQEDMLGWVRALSQSACMEADSSINRRCSSYQDFTQIGGSSESVDLPHSPSLSGPRNAAHTNTSQRNPSQVARGRTGAPHSEPRGRRSVRRSPSPRTPSPTEFSSRRRDRTDEDSLPFHSGPNTPPKPTEFMGTGSLTPRGQLGSRPHTPVGRVDIRPQEDPPMTPQTLCYTPASPKMEFKSAPHTPGTDRWHTINRPTPVYSSLHHTPSGRRAFGKSYSTGGETDLLPPLPPSSRVPHAPHPPHHHHHHHHHHRSHMSVCLLPPPMSSKSELFKEKETPPPVRPLESETDAVLTRLCGCDKLLQSLSLELAHLQVDKDSVQCALEMTRLQLDEWRNQGLRGQEGALTQKALLQEELVTIRARMCDVSLEMDRVWSQYERMESELSVFRSHLQHVCNFGMPQEQSQAQRELWMMDDILSGLRINRDNFRVLLGFQRHTVPTGVLQKSSSHPGTPGSPTERMPSGLPTGVESEPPARPPLPQELQDTNQGRDQGHVWMNPNYEGIYGGPGDPLDRRGNSQSDLHGDRTQRETSESQSSSRWSTPDITNKKGRMSEEEQIERMRRHQERVASRRKPPMSGPTSQTQYQSSEPKEEVEGHATLLTSAPDPDLTPEQREAKLRRVERIRERVIRSQRECRGARTSTDQDGETGAPQHPFYTEDL; the protein is encoded by the exons ATGGAGGTTGAGACAGCCAGCAGGCAGACACGATTGGTCAG AATGGAGGACCAGGACAGAATGAGCCATGCCTCAAGTGTGGTCACAATCTCCTCTTTTCCTGTCAGAAGCaag GACGGCGATGACAGGGTGCAAACGTTTGGGAAGAGATGTAGGGCGGCGAAGAGAGACCCCAACTGCCCCGTGGTGATAAGAGGTTGGCTCAATAAGAAG GACAGCTCCGGGCTGAAACTGTGGAAGAGAAGATGGTTTGTCCTCTCTAACTACTGTTTATTCTACTACAAAG ACAGCAGAGAAGAATCTGTTTTGGGTAGCATCCCACTACCCAGCTACAACATTCTCTTCTGCACACCGCGAGAATGCAGGAACAGAAAGAACACTTTCAAA GTGGTGCACCAGGGAATGCGCTCCTACTTCTTCAGTGCAGACACTCAGGAGGACatgctgggctgggtcagagcgcTCAGTCAGTCCGCCTGTATGGAAGCAGACAGCTCCATCAACAG GCGTTGCTCGAGTTATCAGGACTTCACGCAGATAGGTGGCAGCAGTGAGTCTGTGGAtctccctcattccccctctctcagtgGTCCCCGTAATGCTGCGCACACCAACACATCACAGAGGAACCCAAGTCAGGTCGCCAGGGGGAGAACGGGGGCACCCCATTCAGAGCCAAGAGGGAGGCGGAGCGTGCGGCGAAG CCCATCGCCCAGAACACCCAGTCCAACAGAATTTAGCAGCAGAAGGAGAGACCGGACAGATGAGGATTCCCTCCCCTTCCATTCTGGTCCTAACACACCACCCAAGCCCACAGAATTCATGGGGACAGGTTCTTTGACCCCCAGAGGTCAATTGGGATCGCGACCCCACACACCAGTCGGGCGGGTTGACATTCGACCCCAGGAGGATCCTCCCATGACGCCACAGACCCTGTGTTACACCCCTGCGTCTCCCAAGATGGAGTTTAAATCCGCCCCCCACACTCCAGGGACTGACAGATGGCACACAATCAACAGG CCCACGCCTGTATAttcctccctccaccatactcCAAGCGGACGAAGAGCTTTCGGAAAG AGCTACTCCACAGGGGGGGAAACAGACTTATTGCCCCCTTTGCCCCCATCTTCAAGAGTTCCCCATGCTCCTCaccccccacaccaccaccatcaccaccaccatcaccatcgcagccatatgtctgtctgtctgctaccgcCACCTATG TCTTCCAAGTCCGAGCTgttcaaagagaaagagacgccGCCACCCGTCAGGCCTCTTGAGAGTGAAACAGAC GCTGTGCTGACTAGACTGTGTGGGTGTGACAAgcttctccagtctctctctctagagctgGCCCATCTACAAGTTGACAAG gACAGTGTCCAGTGCGCCTTAGAGATGACCAGGCTGCAACTGGACGAGTGGAGGAACCAAGGACTCCGAGGACAGGAAGGAGCACTCACCCAGAAGGCTTTGCTCCAGGAAGAACTGGTCACTATTCGAGCAAGGATGTGCGACGTCTCATTG GAAATGGATAGAGTGTGGAGCCAGTATGAGAGGATGGAGAGCGAGCTGTCTGTGTTCCGATCACACCTGCAGCACGTCTGTAATTTCGGGATGCCACAA GAGCAGTCCCAGGCCCAGAGAGAGCTGTGGATGATGGACGACATCCTCTCTGGACTCAGGATCAACAGGGATAACTTCCGGGTCCTGCTGGGCTTCCAGAGGCACACAG TTCCCACAGGAGTATTACAGAAGTCATCCTCCCACCCGGGGACTCCTGGATCTCCAACAGAGAGGATGCCGAGTGGACTGCCAACG GGGGTGGAATCAGAGCCTCCGGCCCGCCCCCCTTTACCCCAGGAGCTCCAAGACACCAATCAAGGAAGAGACCAGGGGCATGTGTGGATGAATCCGAACTACGAG GGCATTTACGGTGGCCCAGGAGATCCATTGGACAGAAGAGGAAACAGCCAATCTGATCTCCATGGtgacaggacacagagagagacatcag AATCTCAGTCGAGTTCAAGATGGTCCACACCAGACATTACAAATAAA AAGGGAAGGATGAGTGAAGAGGAGCAGATTGAGAGGATGAGGAGACATCAGGAAAGGGTAGCCAGTCGCAGGAAACCGCCTATGTCCGGTCCCACCAGCCAAACCCAGTATCAAAGTTCAGAACCGAAAGAAGAG